In Mycolicibacterium phocaicum, one DNA window encodes the following:
- a CDS encoding bifunctional RNase H/acid phosphatase, giving the protein MRVLVEADGGSRGNPGPAGYGAVVFSADRAEVLAESSASIGVATNNVAEYRGLIAGLEAAAALDADDVAVSMDSKLVVEQMSGRWQVKHPDLIPLNREAVALARRFGRVSYTWIPRAQNSHADRLANEAMDAAAASVSAPSVPAAQPEPKAAAAQPSAPGWTGAVGAPTRFLLLRHGQTELSVHRRYSGRGNPPLTELGREQAAAAAAYIAGIDGISAVISSPLQRALDTAKAAASALGLDVTVDDDLIETDFGAWEGLTFREAAERDPELHRSWLGDTSVAPPDGESFDTVTHRIRRARNRIIAEHGATTVLVVSHVTPIKTILRQALDAGPGILYRLHLDLASLSIAEFFGDGGSAVRLVNQTAYL; this is encoded by the coding sequence GGCAACCCGGGACCCGCAGGCTATGGCGCCGTGGTGTTTTCGGCCGACCGGGCCGAGGTGCTCGCGGAGAGCAGTGCCTCGATCGGGGTGGCGACCAACAACGTCGCCGAATACCGGGGCCTGATCGCCGGTCTGGAGGCCGCGGCCGCCCTGGACGCCGATGACGTTGCGGTGTCGATGGATTCGAAGCTGGTGGTCGAGCAGATGTCGGGCCGCTGGCAGGTCAAGCATCCGGACCTGATCCCGTTGAACCGCGAGGCGGTGGCGCTCGCCCGGCGGTTCGGCCGGGTGAGCTACACGTGGATTCCGCGGGCCCAGAACTCCCACGCCGACCGGTTGGCCAACGAGGCCATGGATGCTGCGGCGGCGTCGGTGTCGGCGCCGTCGGTGCCGGCTGCCCAGCCGGAGCCGAAAGCTGCTGCGGCACAACCATCCGCGCCCGGTTGGACCGGTGCCGTCGGCGCGCCGACCCGGTTCCTGCTGCTGCGGCACGGGCAGACCGAATTGTCGGTGCACCGGCGCTACTCGGGCCGGGGTAACCCGCCGCTGACCGAACTGGGACGCGAGCAGGCCGCGGCGGCCGCGGCGTATATCGCTGGCATCGACGGCATCTCGGCGGTGATCAGCTCGCCGCTGCAACGGGCGCTGGACACCGCGAAGGCGGCGGCGAGTGCGCTGGGCCTCGATGTCACCGTCGACGACGACCTGATCGAGACCGACTTCGGTGCCTGGGAAGGCCTGACCTTCCGCGAAGCGGCCGAACGGGATCCGGAATTGCACCGCAGCTGGCTGGGGGACACCAGCGTAGCGCCGCCGGATGGGGAGAGCTTCGATACGGTGACGCACCGGATTCGCCGCGCCCGCAACCGGATCATCGCCGAGCACGGTGCGACGACGGTACTCGTGGTCTCGCATGTCACGCCGATCAAGACGATCCTGCGGCAGGCGCTCGATGCGGGGCCCGGCATCCTGTACCGCCTGCACCTGGATCTGGCGTCGCTGAGCATCGCGGAGTTCTTCGGCGACGGCGGTTCCGCGGTCCGGTTGGTCAATCAGACCGCTTATCTGTAG